The Georgenia sp. TF02-10 genome window below encodes:
- a CDS encoding lactate utilization protein C, whose translation MGAREAILARIRDANGRASATPVTIPREYDTDAPAPPGSPQVVATFVDRLEDYRARVHHCDDDGVGGVLAGLLTDAGTVVVPPGLPTPWHEAVAATGTQVRTDNPPLSNDELDTAGAVLTAARLGIAVSGVIVLDGEPDQGRRAISLVPDHHVCVIRRDQVLATVPQAVTDLAEHPTRPLTWIAGPSATSDIELVRVEGVHGPHTLDVIIVG comes from the coding sequence ATGGGGGCACGAGAGGCCATCCTCGCCCGGATCCGCGACGCCAACGGCCGCGCGTCAGCCACCCCCGTGACCATCCCACGGGAGTACGACACCGACGCTCCCGCTCCCCCGGGCTCACCGCAGGTCGTGGCCACCTTCGTCGACCGCCTCGAGGACTACCGCGCCCGCGTCCACCACTGCGACGACGACGGCGTGGGCGGCGTCCTGGCCGGCCTGCTCACCGACGCCGGAACGGTCGTGGTCCCACCCGGCCTGCCGACGCCCTGGCACGAGGCGGTCGCCGCGACCGGGACGCAGGTACGCACCGACAACCCACCCCTGTCCAACGACGAGCTCGACACCGCCGGCGCCGTCCTGACCGCCGCCCGCCTCGGGATCGCCGTCTCCGGGGTCATCGTCCTGGACGGTGAACCGGACCAGGGACGGCGGGCCATCAGCCTTGTGCCCGACCACCACGTCTGCGTCATCCGCCGCGACCAGGTCCTGGCCACCGTCCCCCAGGCCGTCACCGACCTCGCCGAGCACCCCACCCGCCCCCTGACCTGGATCGCCGGCCCCTCAGCCACCAGCGACATCGAACTCGTCCGCGTCGAAGGCGTCCACGGCCCCCACACCCTCGACGTCATCATCGTCGGCTGA
- a CDS encoding lactate utilization protein B has translation MPAPLPPKSPEDPLRWGPSFPAAARETLTNGQLRANLAHATRTIRDKRLRVTGELGDWEALREAGAAIKADAMARLPELLVELEEKVTARGGVVHWARDAHEANQIVTELVQATGEREVVKVKSMATQEIGLNEHLESQGITATETDLAELIVQLAGDQPSHILVPAIHRNRSEIREIFRERMGQVPAELTDEPRVLAMAARAYLRERFLAAKVAISGANLAIAQTGTVAVFESEGNGRMCLTLPQTLITVMGIEKVLPTFRDLEVFTQLLPRSSTGERMNPYTSMWTGVTPGDGPQAFHLVLLDNGRTKALADDVGRQALHCIRCSACLNVCPVYERTGGHAYGSVYPGPIGAILTPLLRGTGTGELDPNDPSASLPFASSLCGACYEACPVKIDIPTVLVHLRERVNSAQRRRGPTAWGLAMSAAGAAMSNGHVFGAGERAARVLRPLARDGQITSLPGAGAWTDGRDLPQPPRETFRQWWDRTHTTPTGAGPADASHAGPARTEEA, from the coding sequence GGGTGACCGGTGAGCTGGGGGACTGGGAGGCGCTGCGTGAGGCCGGGGCGGCGATCAAGGCCGATGCGATGGCCCGGTTGCCGGAGCTGCTGGTGGAGCTGGAGGAGAAGGTCACCGCCCGTGGTGGGGTGGTGCACTGGGCGCGGGACGCGCACGAGGCCAACCAGATCGTCACCGAGCTCGTGCAGGCCACCGGTGAGCGTGAGGTGGTCAAGGTCAAGTCGATGGCGACTCAGGAGATCGGCCTGAACGAGCACCTGGAGTCCCAGGGCATCACCGCCACCGAGACCGACCTGGCCGAGCTCATCGTCCAGCTCGCCGGGGATCAGCCCTCCCACATCCTCGTGCCCGCCATCCACCGCAACCGCAGCGAGATCCGGGAGATCTTCCGTGAGCGCATGGGGCAGGTGCCCGCTGAGCTGACCGACGAACCGCGGGTGCTGGCCATGGCCGCCCGGGCTTACCTGCGTGAGCGGTTCCTCGCGGCGAAGGTCGCGATCTCCGGGGCGAACCTCGCGATCGCGCAGACCGGTACGGTCGCGGTCTTCGAGTCCGAGGGCAACGGCCGGATGTGCCTGACGCTGCCGCAGACGCTGATCACGGTGATGGGCATCGAGAAGGTCCTGCCGACGTTCCGGGACCTGGAGGTCTTCACCCAGCTCCTGCCGCGTTCGTCGACCGGTGAGCGGATGAACCCCTACACCTCGATGTGGACGGGCGTCACGCCCGGGGACGGGCCCCAGGCCTTCCATCTCGTCCTGCTGGACAACGGGCGAACCAAGGCCCTGGCGGACGACGTGGGCCGTCAGGCGCTGCACTGCATCCGCTGCTCGGCGTGCCTGAACGTCTGCCCGGTCTACGAGCGCACCGGCGGGCACGCCTACGGGTCGGTCTACCCCGGCCCGATCGGCGCGATCCTGACCCCGCTGCTGCGCGGGACGGGGACCGGCGAGCTCGACCCGAACGACCCCAGCGCCTCCTTGCCGTTCGCGTCCTCGCTGTGCGGGGCGTGCTACGAGGCCTGCCCGGTCAAGATCGACATCCCCACCGTGCTCGTCCACCTTCGGGAACGAGTCAACTCCGCCCAACGCCGCCGCGGGCCGACGGCGTGGGGACTGGCGATGAGCGCGGCCGGCGCCGCGATGTCCAACGGGCACGTCTTCGGCGCGGGGGAACGCGCAGCCCGCGTGCTGCGCCCCCTGGCCCGCGACGGCCAGATCACCTCCCTGCCCGGCGCCGGAGCCTGGACCGACGGTCGCGACCTGCCCCAGCCACCGCGCGAGACCTTCCGCCAGTGGTGGGACCGCACCCACACCACCCCCACCGGCGCCGGACCCGCCGACGCCAGCCACGCCGGCCCTGCCCGCACCGAGGAGGCGTGA